The Terriglobales bacterium genomic sequence AGCGGACGGTCGCCATCGCAGAGGAATGCCGCCAGGAGAGGATGAGCAAGCAATTGCAACCCATCCTGGCATCCTTCGCTCTCTCCGCCGCACCCAGCGGCAGCCCTTCGAGGTAACAACGATGAAGCTGATGGACGGATTCGACAGCAACTACCGCTACATCCTGGTGGCGGCGCGGCGCGCGCGGCAGCTCCAGGGCGGCGCCCGGCCGCTGGTGGACACGCACTCGCGCAAGCCTTGCAGGATCGCTCAGGACGAGGTGCAGGCGGGCAAGGTGCCCTACATCATCGGCGAGACCAAGCCCGCGGCCGTTGCGGTCAGCGAGATGATCGACCAGGCACTGGGCAAACGCTGACGCGGATGAACCATTGAGTCATTGGGTCATTGAGTCATTGAAACCCAATTCACTTTCAATGGCT encodes the following:
- the rpoZ gene encoding DNA-directed RNA polymerase subunit omega, whose product is MKLMDGFDSNYRYILVAARRARQLQGGARPLVDTHSRKPCRIAQDEVQAGKVPYIIGETKPAAVAVSEMIDQALGKR